Proteins from one Flavobacterium sp. N2038 genomic window:
- a CDS encoding GSCFA domain-containing protein, with the protein MQFRTQIPISKSNNPIDYNSKILSIGSCFAENMAEKFDYFKFQNETNPFGIIFNPVSIENLFRRVCEKNFFQEKDVFFHNERWHSFEVHSDLSNADRQELLETLNKAITETNKQIKEATHIIITLGTSWIYRNNESEEIVANCHKVPQKQFSKELLPVEIIEESIQNTIDLIQHINPEINFIFTVSPVRHIKDGFVENQLSKSHLFTALHKTFDFRLSTFNYFPSYEIMMDELRDYRFYNEDMLHPNQIAIDYIWKLFSENYVSENSFSVMKEVDEIQKSLRHRSFNPDSDQHIKFLEKLQKKIGLLGEKLPHIKF; encoded by the coding sequence ATGCAATTCAGAACCCAAATTCCAATTTCAAAAAGTAATAATCCAATCGATTATAATTCGAAGATACTTTCTATTGGTTCCTGTTTTGCAGAGAATATGGCGGAGAAATTTGATTATTTTAAATTTCAAAATGAAACCAATCCGTTTGGAATTATTTTTAATCCGGTTTCAATTGAGAATTTGTTTCGAAGAGTTTGTGAAAAGAATTTCTTTCAGGAAAAAGACGTTTTCTTCCATAATGAACGCTGGCATAGTTTTGAGGTTCATTCTGATTTAAGTAATGCCGACAGACAAGAATTACTGGAAACACTTAATAAAGCCATTACAGAAACTAATAAACAAATTAAAGAAGCCACACATATTATTATCACGCTTGGAACTTCATGGATTTACAGAAATAATGAAAGCGAAGAAATTGTAGCCAATTGTCATAAAGTACCACAAAAACAATTCTCAAAAGAATTGTTACCAGTTGAAATTATTGAAGAGAGTATTCAAAATACAATTGACTTAATTCAGCATATAAATCCAGAAATAAACTTCATTTTTACTGTTTCGCCAGTGCGTCACATAAAAGACGGATTTGTCGAAAATCAACTAAGCAAATCCCATTTATTTACAGCTTTGCATAAAACTTTTGACTTTCGACTTTCGACTTTCAACTATTTCCCTTCCTATGAGATTATGATGGATGAACTTCGTGATTATCGTTTTTATAATGAAGATATGTTGCATCCCAACCAAATTGCTATTGATTATATCTGGAAGCTTTTTAGCGAAAATTACGTTTCTGAAAATAGTTTTTCTGTTATGAAAGAAGTTGATGAAATTCAGAAAAGTCTTCGTCATCGCAGTTTTAACCCAGATTCAGATCAACATATAAAATTCTTAGAAAAGCTTCAGAAGAAAATTGGTCTTTTGGGAGAAAAATTGCCACATATTAAATTCTAA
- a CDS encoding ABC transporter ATP-binding protein — protein sequence MKLLYSYIIKHKMLLFFALIMASINICFSLSDSIITGKLMQDCGVGLHKYDGNAAGFIKSLSFWLGLSLGAAMISRITKNFQDYFTNIVIQRTGAQMYTDGIKKSLDLPYAEFEDQRSGETLSKLTKVRSDSEKLITLSISLIFQTIIGFIFVILYVARIDFRISLIFLITAPIIALVSSYLGKKIKVVSKKIVNQTNALAGSTTESLRNIELVKSLGLTYQEEKRLNLNTFKILHLELEKVRYIRSLSFIQGTTVHFLRTCVVFTLYYFLFGGKIIVGDLLTMVFFTFFIFGPLQELGNFIITVNETKVSMENFRVLLNAPKEFRPKNPKHVGAIQSLLFSNVSFKHKTAKFKAVENINFEIKQGQTVAFVGPSGSGKTTLVKLLVGLYTPAEGQVLYNDIDSTEIDLLDLRKQLGFVTQDAQLFSGTIRENLLFVKPNATDEDIYDALKRASCEKLLKRAEDGLNTTIGEGGIKVSGGEKQRLSIARAILRNPNLLIFDEATSALDSITEEEINATIRNISDKNRITVLIAHRLSTVMHADRIFVLEQGKIIEQGKHEDLIVEKGLYYAMWRQQIGERK from the coding sequence ATGAAATTACTATATTCTTATATAATCAAACATAAAATGCTTTTGTTTTTTGCTTTGATTATGGCCTCTATAAACATTTGTTTCAGTTTGTCAGACTCTATTATTACGGGTAAATTAATGCAGGACTGTGGTGTTGGACTGCATAAATATGACGGAAATGCAGCCGGATTTATCAAATCGTTGTCTTTCTGGCTTGGTCTTTCACTTGGAGCGGCAATGATTTCCAGAATTACCAAAAACTTTCAGGATTATTTTACCAATATTGTAATTCAGAGAACGGGTGCCCAAATGTATACAGATGGTATTAAAAAATCGCTCGATTTGCCTTATGCTGAATTTGAAGATCAGCGAAGTGGTGAAACTTTAAGCAAACTAACCAAAGTACGATCTGATTCTGAAAAATTAATCACACTTTCTATTTCACTAATTTTCCAAACCATTATCGGATTCATCTTCGTGATTCTTTATGTGGCGAGAATTGATTTTCGGATTTCACTTATCTTTTTAATTACGGCGCCAATTATTGCTTTGGTAAGTTCTTATTTAGGTAAAAAAATTAAAGTGGTTTCTAAAAAAATTGTAAATCAAACGAATGCTTTGGCAGGCTCAACAACCGAAAGTTTGCGAAATATTGAACTTGTAAAAAGCCTTGGTTTAACCTATCAGGAAGAAAAGCGTCTGAACTTAAATACGTTTAAAATTTTACATCTTGAACTGGAAAAAGTTCGCTACATACGAAGTTTAAGTTTTATTCAGGGAACAACGGTTCACTTTTTAAGAACCTGCGTAGTTTTTACTTTATATTATTTCTTGTTTGGAGGAAAAATTATAGTAGGTGATTTATTGACGATGGTATTCTTTACTTTCTTCATTTTTGGCCCATTGCAGGAACTTGGAAACTTTATCATTACAGTAAATGAAACCAAAGTTTCAATGGAAAATTTCAGAGTACTTCTGAATGCTCCGAAAGAATTTCGTCCTAAAAATCCAAAACATGTTGGAGCAATTCAGTCTTTATTGTTTTCAAATGTGAGTTTCAAGCATAAAACGGCCAAATTTAAAGCTGTTGAGAACATCAATTTCGAAATCAAGCAAGGACAGACTGTTGCCTTTGTTGGTCCGTCTGGTTCAGGAAAAACTACTTTGGTAAAACTATTAGTTGGCTTGTATACCCCGGCCGAAGGTCAGGTTCTTTATAATGACATTGATTCGACCGAAATTGATTTACTGGATCTTAGAAAACAATTGGGTTTTGTAACTCAGGATGCTCAATTATTTTCGGGAACAATTCGTGAAAATCTGTTATTTGTAAAACCAAATGCAACCGATGAAGATATTTATGACGCTCTGAAAAGAGCCAGTTGCGAAAAACTCCTAAAACGAGCCGAAGATGGTTTAAACACAACAATTGGCGAAGGCGGAATTAAGGTTTCCGGTGGAGAGAAACAACGATTATCTATTGCGAGAGCAATTTTAAGAAATCCAAATTTATTGATTTTCGATGAGGCAACATCCGCTTTGGATTCTATTACCGAAGAAGAAATCAACGCTACAATCCGAAATATCTCAGATAAAAACCGAATCACAGTTTTAATCGCACACCGTTTATCAACTGTTATGCACGCTGACAGAATTTTTGTTTTAGAACAAGGTAAAATCATCGAGCAAGGTAAACACGAGGACTTAATCGTGGAGAAAGGACTATATTATGCTATGTGGCGCCAGCAGATTGGGGAGCGTAAGTAG
- a CDS encoding GxxExxY protein yields the protein MSENEISAVVVDVCYKIHVKLGPGLLESVYEAILFHELTKRGLNVERQKTLPVIWDQINLDIGFRADLIVENKVILEIKSIEQLTDIHAKQVLTYLKITKMKLGLLINFNVPIIKFGIKRVVSNL from the coding sequence ATGAGTGAGAATGAAATTTCAGCTGTTGTGGTTGATGTTTGTTATAAAATACATGTAAAATTAGGTCCTGGATTATTAGAATCTGTTTATGAAGCAATTTTGTTTCATGAATTAACTAAAAGAGGATTAAATGTAGAAAGGCAAAAAACGTTACCTGTAATTTGGGACCAAATAAATCTGGATATTGGATTTCGAGCAGATTTAATAGTTGAGAATAAAGTAATTCTAGAAATTAAATCCATTGAACAATTGACAGATATACATGCAAAACAAGTTTTAACGTATCTTAAAATCACAAAAATGAAGTTAGGCTTACTGATTAACTTTAACGTGCCAATTATCAAATTTGGAATTAAAAGAGTAGTTTCAAATCTTTAA
- the alaS gene encoding alanine--tRNA ligase, which translates to MKSQDVRKQFLDFFESKGHTIVPSAPIVLKDDPTLMFNNSGMAQFKEFFLGNGTPKSKRIADTQKCLRVSGKHNDLEEVGIDTYHHTMFEMLGNWSFGDYFKKEAINWAWELLTEVYKIPKENLYVSVFEGSKEDNVPFDQEAWDIWKTLIDEDRIVLGNKKDNFWEMGDQGPCGPCSEIHVDLRSEEEKALKPGKGEVNGDNAQVVEIWNNVFMEFNRKADGSLEKLPAQHVDTGMGFERLCMALQGKTSNYDTDVFMPLIREIETITGAKYTPNEVTNISDEQNKMNIAIRVVADHVRAVAFAIADGQLPSNTGAGYVIRRILRRAIRYGFTFLGTKEAFIYKLVETLSEQMGDSFPEIRTQKALCSNVIREEENSFLRTLDQGLILLDAVILNNAGDTIDGKKAFELYDTYGFPIDLTALILSEKGLKLDEKGFQEQLQLQKERSRAASKVTAGDWNVIIEDDIQEFVGYDRLSQQVKITKYRRVESAKDGEIFQLVFNATPFYGESGGQTGDKGYLEAQNGDIIYIIDTKKENNQTIHLAKSLPENLTGTFNAVVDALQRAKTSSNHSATHLLHQGLRKILGTHIEQKGSMVRNASLRFDFSHFSKVSDEELLEVENFVNARIRESLPLIEKRAIPKDQALEDGAIALFGEKYGDLVRTIKFGDSVELCGGTHVANTSDIWHFKIVSEGAVASGIRRIEAITSEAAKEYFESQAVAFTEIKEALKNAQDPVKAIQALQDENAQLKKQLEVLLKDKAKNMKGDLAKELQEINGVQFLAKQVDLNPDGAKDLAYELGNAYHNLFVVFATAHEGKPMLTCYISKEIVAGKNLNAGQVVRELGKYIQGGGGGQPFFATAGGKNVDGIAEALAKAVDFVK; encoded by the coding sequence ATGAAATCACAAGACGTACGTAAACAATTTTTAGATTTTTTTGAGAGTAAAGGGCATACTATTGTTCCTTCGGCTCCTATTGTACTTAAAGATGACCCAACCTTAATGTTCAATAACTCGGGTATGGCCCAGTTTAAAGAATTTTTCTTAGGAAACGGAACTCCAAAAAGTAAAAGGATAGCCGATACGCAAAAATGTCTTCGTGTTTCAGGTAAACATAATGATCTTGAGGAGGTTGGTATTGATACGTACCACCATACTATGTTTGAGATGTTAGGAAACTGGTCTTTTGGTGATTACTTCAAAAAAGAAGCAATCAACTGGGCTTGGGAATTATTGACAGAAGTTTATAAAATTCCAAAAGAAAATCTTTACGTTTCTGTTTTTGAAGGAAGCAAAGAAGATAATGTTCCTTTTGACCAGGAAGCTTGGGATATCTGGAAAACGTTAATCGACGAAGACCGAATTGTTTTAGGAAATAAAAAAGATAATTTCTGGGAAATGGGAGATCAGGGGCCTTGCGGACCTTGTTCTGAAATTCACGTTGATTTACGTTCTGAAGAAGAAAAAGCGCTGAAACCTGGAAAAGGAGAAGTTAATGGTGATAATGCTCAGGTTGTTGAAATCTGGAATAACGTATTTATGGAATTCAACCGTAAAGCAGATGGGTCACTTGAGAAACTTCCTGCACAGCACGTTGATACCGGAATGGGATTTGAGCGTTTGTGCATGGCATTACAAGGAAAAACATCAAACTATGATACGGATGTTTTCATGCCTTTAATTAGAGAAATTGAAACGATTACCGGAGCAAAGTATACACCTAATGAAGTAACAAACATTAGTGATGAACAAAATAAAATGAATATCGCGATTCGTGTAGTTGCAGATCACGTTCGTGCTGTAGCTTTTGCTATTGCTGACGGACAATTGCCATCTAATACAGGAGCAGGATATGTAATTCGTAGAATTTTACGTCGTGCTATTCGTTACGGATTTACTTTCTTAGGTACCAAAGAAGCTTTTATCTATAAATTGGTAGAAACTTTAAGTGAGCAAATGGGAGATTCTTTCCCGGAAATCAGAACTCAGAAAGCACTTTGTTCAAATGTTATTCGTGAAGAAGAAAATTCATTCTTGAGAACATTAGATCAGGGATTAATTCTTTTAGATGCTGTAATTTTAAATAATGCAGGAGATACAATCGATGGTAAAAAAGCATTTGAACTGTATGATACTTATGGATTCCCAATCGATTTAACTGCTTTGATTCTTTCTGAAAAAGGATTGAAATTGGATGAAAAAGGATTTCAGGAACAACTGCAATTACAAAAAGAAAGATCTCGTGCTGCATCAAAAGTAACGGCTGGAGACTGGAATGTTATTATAGAAGATGATATTCAGGAATTTGTTGGTTACGACAGATTATCACAACAGGTAAAAATTACGAAGTACAGAAGAGTTGAAAGCGCAAAAGATGGAGAAATTTTTCAGTTAGTTTTCAATGCAACTCCATTTTACGGAGAAAGCGGAGGACAAACTGGAGATAAAGGATACTTAGAAGCTCAAAACGGAGATATCATTTATATTATTGATACTAAAAAAGAAAACAATCAAACGATACATTTAGCAAAATCGTTACCAGAAAATCTTACTGGAACTTTTAATGCTGTTGTAGATGCTTTGCAAAGAGCTAAAACGTCGTCAAATCACTCGGCTACGCATTTATTGCACCAGGGCTTACGTAAAATCTTAGGAACACATATTGAGCAAAAAGGATCTATGGTTCGTAATGCTTCATTGCGTTTTGATTTTTCTCATTTCTCTAAAGTTTCTGATGAGGAATTACTGGAAGTAGAAAACTTTGTAAATGCGAGAATTCGTGAGAGTTTACCACTAATCGAAAAAAGAGCAATCCCAAAAGATCAGGCGCTTGAAGATGGAGCAATAGCTTTATTTGGAGAGAAATATGGAGATTTAGTCCGTACAATCAAATTTGGTGATTCTGTCGAATTATGTGGAGGAACTCACGTTGCTAATACTTCTGATATCTGGCACTTTAAAATTGTTTCAGAGGGTGCGGTTGCATCTGGAATTAGAAGAATTGAAGCAATTACAAGTGAAGCGGCTAAAGAATATTTTGAATCACAGGCAGTTGCTTTTACCGAAATTAAAGAAGCACTTAAAAATGCTCAGGATCCTGTAAAAGCAATTCAGGCATTGCAAGATGAAAATGCACAATTGAAAAAACAATTGGAAGTTTTATTGAAAGATAAAGCTAAAAATATGAAAGGTGATTTAGCTAAAGAGTTACAGGAAATCAATGGAGTTCAGTTTTTAGCAAAACAAGTGGATTTAAATCCAGATGGAGCAAAAGATTTAGCTTACGAATTGGGTAATGCTTATCATAATCTGTTTGTAGTTTTTGCTACAGCTCACGAAGGAAAACCAATGTTAACGTGCTATATCTCTAAAGAAATTGTAGCAGGGAAAAACTTAAATGCTGGACAAGTTGTTCGCGAATTAGGAAAATATATCCAAGGTGGAGGAGGCGGACAGCCTTTCTTCGCAACTGCAGGAGGTAAAAACGTTGACGGAATTGCTGAGGCTTTGGCTAAGGCTGTAGATTTCGTGAAGTAA
- a CDS encoding peptidoglycan DD-metalloendopeptidase family protein, producing MAKVKYYYDSENLAYTKIKTRKRAKFGYALLFLVASALFGFLVFILLINTSYFETPKDRLQAREIENLKLQYAILNKKMDEIDAAAEALEDRDNNIYRVYFNKTEIPDSIRKAGFRNPERYKILEGYNNSQLVLNTTKRVDKLSKELAIQSKSLDEILKLASSKGNLLLAIPAIQPVRNENLKRVASGFGYRIDPFTKVRKMHNGMDFTANTGAPVYATGDGVVDRADDNASGYGNHVVIRHGFGYESLYAHLSKYNCRPGQHVKRGDVIGYVGSTGRSEGPHCHYEVHKDGKVVNPLNFYYGNISAVEYVAISQMANQENQSLD from the coding sequence ATGGCGAAAGTAAAATATTATTACGACTCAGAAAATCTGGCTTATACGAAAATAAAAACCAGAAAAAGGGCAAAATTTGGCTATGCATTGTTGTTTTTAGTAGCCTCAGCATTATTTGGTTTTTTAGTTTTTATACTTTTAATCAATACTTCTTACTTTGAAACTCCAAAAGATCGTTTGCAGGCTCGCGAAATTGAAAATTTAAAACTGCAATATGCAATTTTGAATAAAAAAATGGACGAAATTGATGCTGCAGCGGAAGCTCTTGAAGACCGTGATAATAATATTTACAGAGTTTATTTTAATAAAACCGAAATTCCAGATTCAATTAGAAAAGCTGGTTTTAGAAATCCGGAGAGATACAAAATATTAGAAGGATACAATAATTCACAATTAGTATTAAACACTACTAAAAGAGTTGACAAACTTTCTAAGGAGCTGGCTATTCAGTCCAAATCTTTGGATGAAATTTTAAAACTGGCAAGTTCTAAAGGAAATTTATTATTGGCGATTCCGGCTATTCAGCCCGTGCGAAATGAAAATTTAAAACGTGTTGCTTCCGGTTTTGGATACAGAATTGATCCTTTCACGAAAGTGAGAAAAATGCATAACGGAATGGATTTTACAGCTAACACCGGTGCCCCGGTTTATGCCACAGGAGATGGCGTAGTAGACAGAGCTGACGATAATGCATCCGGGTACGGAAACCACGTCGTTATCAGACATGGATTTGGATACGAAAGTTTGTATGCGCATTTAAGCAAATACAATTGCAGACCCGGACAGCATGTAAAACGTGGCGATGTTATTGGGTATGTTGGAAGTACTGGCAGGTCTGAAGGCCCGCATTGTCATTATGAAGTTCATAAAGACGGAAAAGTCGTCAATCCGTTGAATTTTTATTACGGAAATATTTCGGCTGTAGAATATGTGGCAATTTCGCAAATGGCAAATCAGGAAAACCAGTCATTAGATTAA
- a CDS encoding MerR family transcriptional regulator, protein MHIELSKDKRYYSIGEVAKAFNVNASLIRFWDSEFDILKPKKNAKGNRMFTPDDITNLQLIYHLVKERGFTLEGAKTHLKEGQKKTLDKFEIIRKLESIKTQLNDIKNEL, encoded by the coding sequence ATGCATATTGAACTTTCAAAAGATAAAAGATATTACAGCATTGGCGAAGTAGCCAAAGCTTTTAATGTCAATGCATCATTGATACGTTTTTGGGACAGCGAATTTGATATTCTGAAACCAAAAAAGAATGCAAAAGGCAATAGAATGTTTACTCCTGATGATATTACAAACCTGCAATTAATCTATCATTTGGTTAAAGAAAGAGGTTTTACACTTGAAGGAGCCAAAACACATTTAAAAGAAGGACAAAAGAAAACATTAGATAAATTCGAAATAATACGTAAATTAGAGTCCATAAAAACACAATTAAACGACATCAAAAACGAATTGTAA
- a CDS encoding LemA family protein, translated as MKRFLPWIIGAVLIIGIYSWVKGINNTAVTLNQNVEQSWGNVQTAYQRRNDLIGNLVNTVKGAADFEKSTLTAVIEARAKATSVTVDPSNITPEQLAEFNKAQSGVSSSLSRLLVSVEQYPTLKANENFLKLQDELASTENQILTARTRFNEAVAPYNNHIKTFPNSLFAGMFGFKEKAYFNAVEGADKPVEVKF; from the coding sequence ATGAAAAGATTTTTGCCTTGGATTATTGGAGCTGTCTTAATTATTGGAATTTACAGCTGGGTTAAAGGAATTAACAATACTGCGGTTACATTAAATCAAAATGTAGAGCAATCTTGGGGAAATGTTCAAACGGCTTACCAAAGACGTAATGACCTTATTGGAAATTTAGTAAACACTGTAAAAGGTGCTGCAGATTTCGAGAAATCAACTTTGACCGCTGTAATCGAAGCTCGTGCAAAAGCAACAAGTGTAACTGTAGATCCGTCTAACATTACTCCGGAACAACTTGCTGAATTTAATAAAGCGCAAAGTGGCGTATCTTCTTCTTTATCAAGATTATTGGTTTCTGTTGAGCAATATCCAACATTGAAAGCAAACGAAAACTTCCTAAAATTACAGGATGAATTAGCAAGTACTGAAAATCAAATTTTAACGGCAAGAACTCGTTTTAACGAAGCTGTTGCTCCATACAACAACCACATTAAAACATTCCCAAATAGTTTATTTGCAGGTATGTTTGGCTTCAAAGAAAAAGCTTATTTTAATGCAGTTGAAGGCGCTGACAAACCAGTTGAAGTAAAATTCTAA
- a CDS encoding TPM domain-containing protein: MSKVEDFLSKEEEQEIVEAIRVAEKNTSGEIRVHIEKTTSKVPFERALEVFQELKMNETQQQNGVLFYFAVEDKSFAICGDKGINDLVANDFWDCTKDKMVEQFKAKNFKQGIVDGILNAGEQLKKYFPWSEDDTNELSNEISKG; the protein is encoded by the coding sequence ATGTCAAAAGTAGAAGATTTTTTATCCAAGGAAGAAGAACAAGAAATTGTTGAAGCTATACGTGTGGCTGAAAAAAACACTTCTGGCGAAATTAGAGTTCATATAGAAAAAACAACTTCTAAAGTTCCTTTTGAAAGGGCTTTAGAAGTTTTTCAAGAATTAAAAATGAATGAAACCCAACAGCAAAATGGGGTTTTATTCTACTTTGCTGTCGAAGATAAAAGTTTTGCCATTTGTGGAGACAAAGGTATTAATGACCTTGTAGCCAATGATTTTTGGGATTGTACCAAAGATAAAATGGTAGAACAATTTAAAGCTAAAAACTTTAAGCAAGGTATTGTTGATGGTATTCTAAATGCCGGTGAACAATTAAAAAAATATTTTCCGTGGTCGGAAGACGACACTAATGAATTATCTAACGAAATCTCAAAAGGATAA
- a CDS encoding TPM domain-containing protein: MKISTNKTSNSKGFFQSVFLLIALLICNGIFAQFTIPEKPTLQTSVYDYANILSATEKAQLEEKLIHYADSTTTQIVVITIESLKGEDVSQLATKWGQTWGIGGTAKDDNGVVILLAKNEKKIAINPGYGVEDRLTAGIGGTIIRNIIIPEFKAGSFYNGLDKGTDAIIDVFKGKFKGERKQSKQKDFPILPFIVIVVIILILISRNKRGGGGNSGNNGGGGPSLLDVIILSNLGRSGGGGFGGFGGGSSGGGFGGGGGFGGGFGGGGFSGGGSSGGW, translated from the coding sequence ATGAAAATTTCCACAAACAAAACCTCAAATTCAAAAGGATTTTTTCAATCTGTCTTTTTACTAATTGCGCTTTTAATTTGTAATGGCATCTTTGCTCAATTTACAATTCCGGAAAAACCAACTTTACAGACATCTGTTTACGATTATGCTAATATTCTAAGTGCTACTGAAAAAGCACAATTAGAAGAAAAACTGATTCATTATGCAGATTCTACAACGACTCAAATTGTGGTAATCACAATTGAAAGTCTAAAAGGCGAAGACGTAAGTCAGTTGGCTACAAAGTGGGGACAAACCTGGGGGATTGGAGGAACAGCAAAAGACGACAATGGTGTTGTAATTTTACTGGCTAAAAACGAAAAGAAAATTGCCATAAATCCAGGATACGGTGTTGAGGATCGTTTGACTGCAGGAATTGGCGGAACCATAATTAGAAATATTATTATTCCCGAATTCAAAGCCGGAAGTTTTTACAACGGTCTTGATAAAGGTACTGATGCTATAATTGACGTTTTTAAAGGAAAATTTAAAGGCGAAAGAAAGCAAAGCAAGCAAAAAGACTTCCCAATATTACCATTCATAGTTATTGTTGTTATCATATTAATTCTGATTTCAAGAAATAAAAGAGGCGGAGGAGGAAATTCAGGTAACAATGGCGGCGGCGGCCCTAGCCTGCTCGATGTTATTATTCTAAGTAATCTTGGAAGAAGTGGCGGAGGTGGCTTTGGAGGTTTCGGCGGAGGATCATCCGGTGGTGGTTTTGGCGGAGGCGGTGGCTTCGGCGGAGGATTTGGTGGCGGAGGTTTCTCTGGTGGAGGTTCTAGCGGAGGCTGGTAA
- a CDS encoding RrF2 family transcriptional regulator, with amino-acid sequence MLSHKAKYALKALLYLAEQDENHISRTVEIADGANIPKKFLEQILLDLKRGRFVSSKQGKFGGYYLIKSKNEITLAEIHRLFDGAIALLPCASLNFYEPCSDCKTESECSLRHGLMLIRDKTLKAMEGITIASLVKK; translated from the coding sequence ATGTTATCACATAAAGCAAAATACGCCCTTAAGGCCTTACTTTATTTAGCTGAACAAGACGAGAATCACATTTCCAGAACTGTGGAAATTGCTGATGGTGCTAATATTCCTAAAAAGTTTCTGGAACAAATTTTATTGGACCTAAAAAGAGGACGTTTTGTGAGCAGCAAGCAGGGAAAATTTGGCGGTTATTATCTGATAAAATCCAAAAATGAGATTACTTTGGCAGAAATTCACCGATTATTTGACGGTGCAATTGCACTTTTGCCATGCGCTTCTTTAAATTTTTATGAGCCTTGCTCTGATTGTAAAACCGAGTCTGAATGCAGTCTGCGTCACGGTTTGATGCTTATTAGAGACAAAACTTTAAAGGCCATGGAAGGCATTACAATCGCTTCATTGGTTAAGAAATAA